The following are encoded together in the bacterium genome:
- the trpD gene encoding anthranilate phosphoribosyltransferase, which translates to MIRDSLVKLSQKRDLSEQEAYEAVLEILEGKTTPAQIGSYLSMLAYKGERSDEVVGSVRAMREKMEKVDTEGLEPIDVCGTGGDHKGTFNISTAASLVLAGGGVAVAKHGNRAASSQCGSAEVLDTLGVKLDAPSRILQECLKEAGIAFFFAPHFHPAMKNVGPYRKEIGIRTIFNILGPMSNPASVRRQVIGAFSDAVLPLIGDTLRRTGSERVIVLHSKDGLDEVSCAAETTICEYFPDQNPDHKAQATFSVKPEDFGLPRHPLSEIMGSDAPANARIIESILNGEKGPKRDAVVMNAAIGFCLANDMKQMDPKLLGSFRKKAEDSIDSGKALKALETLKKVSHQ; encoded by the coding sequence ATGATCCGCGACTCCCTCGTCAAACTTTCCCAAAAACGGGACCTCTCCGAACAAGAGGCCTATGAAGCCGTCCTGGAGATACTGGAAGGGAAAACCACTCCCGCCCAGATCGGTTCCTATCTTTCGATGCTCGCCTACAAAGGCGAAAGATCCGACGAGGTGGTCGGAAGTGTCCGCGCCATGCGCGAGAAAATGGAAAAAGTGGATACGGAGGGCCTGGAACCCATCGATGTCTGTGGGACAGGTGGGGACCACAAGGGGACCTTCAACATTTCGACGGCCGCTTCTTTGGTGCTGGCCGGGGGTGGGGTGGCGGTCGCTAAGCACGGCAATCGGGCGGCCTCGAGCCAATGTGGAAGCGCCGAAGTTTTGGACACTTTGGGGGTCAAACTGGACGCCCCGTCCCGCATCCTTCAAGAATGCCTCAAGGAAGCGGGGATCGCCTTTTTCTTCGCGCCCCATTTCCATCCGGCCATGAAGAATGTGGGTCCCTATCGAAAAGAGATCGGTATCAGGACCATTTTCAACATCCTGGGACCCATGAGCAATCCGGCCTCGGTCAGGCGCCAAGTCATAGGCGCTTTCAGCGATGCGGTCCTTCCGTTGATAGGCGATACCCTTCGCCGCACGGGAAGTGAAAGAGTGATCGTTTTGCACAGCAAGGATGGCCTGGATGAGGTTTCCTGCGCCGCCGAAACGACGATCTGCGAATATTTCCCCGACCAAAATCCGGACCACAAAGCCCAGGCCACTTTTTCAGTCAAACCGGAGGATTTTGGGCTGCCCCGGCACCCGCTGAGCGAGATCATGGGGAGCGACGCGCCGGCCAACGCCCGGATCATTGAATCGATCTTGAACGGGGAAAAGGGGCCCAAAAGGGACGCGGTGGTCATGAACGCGGCCATTGGATTCTGTTTGGCGAACGACATGAAACAGATGGACCCGAAGCTGCTTGGGTCCTTCCGGAAGAAGGCGGAAGACTCGATCGATTCCGGGAAGGCCTTGAAGGCCCTGGAGACGCTCAAAAAGGTCTCGCACCAATGA
- the rplJ gene encoding 50S ribosomal protein L10: protein MNQTQKRQPKPEKVQAVEELKKKVQVAKAAVVTNNAGLTVEEVTDLRAKLFHAKVEYHVVKNNLARIALNQCDITVLDDMFAGPTAIALAMEDAVAPARVLTKFAKDHGKLTVKGGWMDGRKVSFDEIKAMSNLPSREVLIAKALGSMKSPVNGIVQVLAGPARKLVYALQAVADSKAKTA, encoded by the coding sequence TTGAACCAAACGCAAAAGCGTCAGCCGAAACCGGAAAAGGTGCAGGCCGTCGAAGAACTGAAGAAGAAGGTCCAGGTCGCCAAGGCCGCCGTCGTCACGAACAACGCGGGATTGACAGTGGAGGAAGTGACCGATCTTCGCGCCAAACTGTTCCACGCCAAGGTGGAATACCACGTGGTGAAGAACAACCTGGCCCGGATCGCGCTGAACCAATGCGACATCACGGTGTTGGACGACATGTTCGCCGGCCCCACGGCCATCGCGCTCGCGATGGAGGATGCGGTGGCCCCGGCCCGGGTGCTCACCAAGTTCGCCAAGGACCACGGAAAATTGACGGTCAAGGGCGGATGGATGGACGGCCGAAAGGTCTCCTTCGATGAGATCAAGGCCATGTCGAACCTTCCGAGCCGCGAGGTCCTGATCGCGAAAGCCCTGGGCAGCATGAAGTCGCCCGTGAACGGCATCGTCCAGGTCCTGGCCGGTCCGGCCCGCAAACTGGTCTACGCGCTCCAGGCCGTGGCCGATTCCAAGGCCAAGACCGCTTAA
- the metG gene encoding methionine--tRNA ligase, with product MEAKKTFYVTTPIYYVNDVPHIGHAYSTVGADVLARFKRMDGYEVFFLTGTDEHGQKIAKSAKEKGLEPKQLADQVVERFKEAWAELGITYDRFIRTTDEEHRKAARAFFKKVMDAGYIYKSHYEGWYCLPDEKFLLDSEVKDGPDGTKTCPDCGRAVERIKEENYFFKMSTFQKPLEDHLAAHPEFLQPESRKNELINNFIKPGLADVSITRSTVKWGIPAPVPEETVIYVWFDALINYLSALGWPDGENYKKFWPADVHIIGKDILRFHTTIWPTMLMAAGLPLPQKVFGTGFINMGGEKMSKSLGNVISPMDVIGLYGADALRYYLMREVVFGLDGTFTPEAFEGRFNGDLANDLGNLVSRTLTMVEKYFGGTIPGTAQVFDLAMPGKSQAEETRGLMDRLAFDVVLGQYWELIKTANKYIQVSAPWNLAKDEAKRPELQKVIFTLVEVLRVTAIRLSPFMPFTAQAIWEQLGFVDKVEGHSFSETERPGIYGPGQKVRVGNPLFPRIEKKEEGEKVPVSGEGGIEATQNAIKKKIVQHFRSKNLKPEMGWLATSSREYPELLAKGKYGFYVRTPDKKRTIIEVEKEKLMDPRSVDSLSGTMTAEAEKIMASAG from the coding sequence GTGGAAGCCAAAAAGACCTTTTACGTCACGACCCCGATCTATTACGTGAACGACGTGCCCCATATCGGCCACGCCTATTCCACCGTGGGCGCGGATGTATTGGCGCGGTTCAAGCGCATGGACGGTTACGAGGTCTTCTTCTTGACGGGGACCGATGAACACGGCCAAAAGATCGCCAAGAGCGCCAAGGAAAAGGGCCTGGAACCCAAGCAATTGGCCGACCAGGTGGTGGAACGCTTCAAGGAAGCCTGGGCCGAGCTAGGTATCACCTACGACCGTTTCATCCGGACCACCGATGAAGAGCACCGCAAGGCCGCCCGGGCCTTCTTCAAGAAGGTCATGGACGCCGGCTACATCTACAAAAGTCATTACGAGGGTTGGTATTGCCTGCCTGACGAAAAGTTCCTCCTGGATTCGGAGGTCAAGGATGGTCCTGATGGGACCAAGACCTGCCCGGACTGCGGGCGTGCGGTCGAGCGCATCAAGGAAGAGAATTATTTTTTCAAGATGTCGACTTTCCAAAAGCCGCTGGAAGATCATTTGGCGGCCCACCCCGAATTCCTCCAGCCGGAAAGCCGAAAGAACGAACTCATCAACAATTTCATCAAGCCCGGTCTGGCCGACGTTTCCATCACCCGCTCCACGGTGAAGTGGGGCATCCCGGCCCCTGTCCCTGAGGAAACGGTCATCTATGTCTGGTTCGACGCCCTGATCAACTATCTCTCGGCCCTGGGATGGCCCGACGGGGAGAACTATAAGAAATTCTGGCCGGCGGACGTCCACATCATCGGCAAGGACATCCTGCGCTTCCATACCACCATTTGGCCCACCATGCTGATGGCCGCCGGATTGCCGCTCCCCCAAAAGGTCTTTGGAACGGGTTTCATCAATATGGGCGGGGAGAAGATGTCCAAAAGCTTGGGCAATGTGATCAGCCCCATGGACGTCATCGGCCTCTATGGGGCCGACGCCCTGCGTTATTACCTGATGCGGGAAGTGGTCTTTGGCCTGGATGGCACCTTCACCCCGGAGGCTTTTGAGGGCCGCTTCAATGGGGACTTGGCCAATGATTTGGGGAACCTGGTCAGCCGGACCCTCACGATGGTCGAAAAGTATTTTGGAGGGACCATCCCGGGCACGGCCCAGGTCTTCGACCTTGCGATGCCGGGGAAATCCCAGGCGGAAGAAACGCGCGGGCTCATGGACCGTTTGGCCTTCGACGTGGTTTTAGGCCAATATTGGGAATTGATAAAAACGGCCAATAAATACATCCAAGTATCGGCCCCGTGGAATTTGGCAAAGGACGAGGCCAAAAGGCCGGAACTCCAAAAGGTGATCTTCACTTTGGTGGAGGTCCTGCGCGTGACGGCGATCCGGTTATCGCCTTTCATGCCTTTTACGGCGCAGGCCATTTGGGAACAATTGGGCTTCGTGGATAAGGTCGAAGGGCACTCTTTCTCGGAGACGGAGAGGCCCGGAATTTACGGTCCGGGTCAAAAGGTCCGGGTAGGGAATCCGCTATTCCCCCGGATCGAAAAGAAAGAGGAGGGTGAAAAGGTCCCGGTCTCCGGGGAGGGGGGCATTGAAGCGACGCAAAATGCCATCAAGAAAAAGATCGTCCAGCATTTTAGATCCAAGAACCTGAAGCCGGAAATGGGGTGGCTGGCCACTTCCAGCCGGGAATATCCCGAATTGTTGGCCAAGGGAAAGTACGGTTTCTATGTCCGTACGCCGGATAAAAAACGGACCATCATCGAGGTCGAGAAGGAAAAATTGATGGATCCCCGGTCCGTCGATTCCTTGAGCGGGACCATGACGGCTGAGGCCGAAAAGATCATGGCTTCGGCCGGCTGA
- a CDS encoding phosphoribosylanthranilate isomerase — MFRTKICGVTRESDVRAIARAGADAIGFQMSLGPRKLTLARARRLVKAVPSRLLCVGVFVDEPLSQVKKAVTYCGFDAVQLHGRESADYCGALKVPVIKVIRMKGPNTFRVFRTYPVAAFLLDTYNKNVPGGTGKTFQTTWARKAVLGLPAPVILAGGLTPENVQKAAERSGAFGVDVSSGVESGPGLKDPRKVSMFIRNARKAFRPIQGN; from the coding sequence ATGTTCCGAACCAAGATCTGCGGTGTGACAAGGGAAAGCGACGTCCGCGCCATCGCCCGCGCCGGGGCGGATGCCATCGGTTTCCAGATGTCCCTGGGGCCCCGCAAATTGACCCTTGCCCGGGCCCGCCGCCTGGTGAAAGCCGTTCCGTCCCGCCTCCTTTGCGTCGGGGTCTTCGTGGATGAGCCCTTGTCCCAGGTCAAGAAAGCGGTCACTTATTGCGGGTTCGACGCGGTCCAATTGCATGGAAGGGAAAGCGCGGATTATTGTGGGGCTTTGAAGGTCCCTGTCATCAAGGTTATCCGGATGAAAGGCCCGAACACCTTCCGGGTCTTTCGGACCTATCCCGTTGCGGCCTTTTTATTGGATACCTATAATAAAAACGTTCCCGGTGGAACGGGAAAGACCTTCCAGACGACCTGGGCCCGCAAAGCCGTTCTTGGCCTTCCGGCCCCAGTGATCCTAGCGGGTGGGTTGACACCCGAGAACGTGCAAAAAGCCGCAGAACGGTCCGGCGCCTTTGGGGTGGATGTTTCCAGCGGCGTGGAATCCGGTCCGGGCCTGAAAGACCCCCGCAAAGTCTCCATGTTCATCCGTAACGCCCGAAAAGCCTTTCGCCCGATCCAAGGGAACTGA
- a CDS encoding DinB family protein, whose amino-acid sequence MSDPLLDQFRKNFEYDHWANGLFLEALEDMPDPPEKAIKGFAHILFALDVWLARLMKEDLSTFTDPNPPYSLAESRRKLEDLHGKWKGYLSGLTPEGMRSQLAYQNLKGKKFEQSVQNILVHVSHHSHYHRGQLASLIAQAGGKRPNTDYGAYVMETGEVRAL is encoded by the coding sequence ATGTCCGATCCGCTTTTGGACCAATTCCGCAAGAACTTCGAATACGACCATTGGGCGAACGGTCTTTTCCTGGAGGCTTTGGAGGATATGCCGGACCCGCCCGAGAAGGCGATCAAGGGTTTTGCCCACATCCTCTTTGCCCTGGATGTCTGGCTGGCCCGGCTGATGAAGGAAGACCTGTCCACTTTCACGGACCCGAACCCACCCTACAGCCTGGCCGAAAGCCGGAGAAAACTGGAGGATCTCCATGGAAAATGGAAGGGTTATCTGTCCGGGTTGACCCCGGAGGGCATGCGGTCCCAACTGGCCTATCAAAACTTGAAGGGGAAAAAGTTCGAACAATCGGTCCAGAACATCCTGGTCCATGTGTCCCACCATTCCCATTACCACCGCGGACAATTGGCGTCCCTGATCGCCCAGGCAGGAGGCAAGAGGCCCAACACGGATTACGGGGCCTATGTCATGGAGACCGGCGAAGTGAGAGCCCTTTGA
- the trpC gene encoding indole-3-glycerol phosphate synthase TrpC, giving the protein MSILTRIAETKKEEVARLKRERGLASLKEGAASQAPARDFAAAIQRPGKLSLIAELKKASPSKGVLREDFRIEPLAEAYAAGGAQALSVLTDVPYFQGSLSYLPLAKKASGLPVLRKDFIVDELQVLEAREAGADAILLIAAMLTPSLMKELKALAAGLGMASLIEVHDERELEVALAIQPKLLGINNRDLNDFSVTLQTTFDLAPKCPQGTVLVSESGIFKKEDCLKVQKAGVSAVLVGEAFMTAPDVEGAVRALMP; this is encoded by the coding sequence ATGAGCATCCTCACCCGGATCGCCGAGACCAAGAAAGAGGAGGTCGCGCGCCTGAAGCGGGAAAGGGGATTGGCCTCCCTGAAGGAAGGGGCCGCCTCCCAAGCCCCGGCCCGGGATTTCGCGGCGGCCATCCAACGACCCGGCAAGCTCTCCCTGATCGCCGAGTTGAAGAAGGCCAGCCCTTCCAAGGGCGTTCTCCGGGAGGATTTCCGGATCGAACCCTTGGCCGAGGCTTACGCCGCAGGCGGTGCCCAGGCCCTGTCCGTCCTGACCGATGTTCCCTATTTCCAGGGGTCCCTTTCCTACCTTCCCTTGGCCAAGAAGGCCTCCGGTCTTCCGGTCCTCCGGAAGGATTTCATCGTGGATGAGCTCCAGGTCCTCGAGGCCCGGGAAGCCGGGGCGGATGCCATCCTCCTCATCGCGGCCATGTTGACCCCCTCCCTCATGAAAGAGCTCAAGGCCTTGGCCGCCGGGCTGGGGATGGCCAGCCTGATCGAAGTGCACGACGAAAGGGAATTGGAAGTGGCCCTGGCCATCCAGCCCAAGTTGCTGGGGATCAATAACCGGGACCTGAACGACTTTTCCGTGACGCTCCAGACCACGTTCGATCTGGCCCCGAAATGCCCGCAGGGGACGGTGCTGGTCAGCGAGAGCGGGATCTTCAAAAAAGAAGACTGCTTGAAAGTGCAAAAGGCGGGGGTCTCGGCGGTGCTGGTGGGGGAAGCTTTCATGACGGCCCCCGATGTGGAAGGGGCTGTGCGGGCCTTGATGCCCTGA
- the rplL gene encoding 50S ribosomal protein L7/L12, with amino-acid sequence MTKDDFISAIKQMSVLDLNELVKALETEFGVSAAAPVAVAAAPGAGGAAVAEAKDTFDVNLKTVDAAKKINVIKVVREVTGLGLKEAKDLVDGAPKPLKTGVPKAEADAIVAKFKDSGAEVEVK; translated from the coding sequence ATGACGAAAGACGATTTCATTTCCGCCATCAAGCAGATGAGCGTCCTGGACCTGAACGAGCTGGTGAAGGCCCTTGAGACCGAGTTCGGTGTTTCCGCCGCCGCCCCCGTGGCCGTGGCCGCCGCCCCCGGTGCTGGTGGCGCCGCCGTCGCCGAGGCGAAGGACACTTTCGACGTGAACCTGAAGACCGTGGATGCGGCCAAGAAGATCAACGTCATCAAGGTCGTCCGCGAAGTGACCGGTTTGGGCTTGAAGGAAGCCAAGGACCTGGTGGATGGGGCCCCCAAACCCCTGAAGACCGGCGTTCCGAAGGCGGAAGCCGATGCCATCGTCGCCAAGTTCAAGGATTCGGGCGCCGAGGTCGAGGTCAAGTAA
- the rplA gene encoding 50S ribosomal protein L1: MAKKASKRHRKNLESIDRTKVYPLAEAVGLLKKAAPAKFNETVELHIRLGVDPKKADQQVRGTVSLPNGTGKTLKVAVLAKGEKIKEAEAAGADFAGDNDLIEKIAGGFLDFDVLVATPDIMRETGKLGKVLGPKGLMPNPKAGTVTPNVGTAVKEIKAGKIEYRVDDQGICHAGIGKIQFNEEQIRQNAETLIKTLVSVKPSSAKGTYLISANLSSSMGPGIKVDTGEFTKSTAK, from the coding sequence ATGGCGAAGAAGGCAAGCAAAAGGCATCGTAAAAACCTGGAGTCGATCGACCGCACCAAGGTCTATCCCTTGGCCGAGGCGGTCGGACTGTTGAAAAAGGCCGCTCCGGCCAAGTTCAATGAGACCGTGGAGCTCCACATCCGGCTCGGCGTGGACCCCAAGAAAGCCGACCAACAGGTCCGCGGCACCGTTTCCCTCCCGAACGGGACAGGGAAGACCCTCAAAGTGGCTGTCCTGGCCAAAGGCGAGAAGATCAAGGAAGCGGAGGCCGCCGGGGCCGACTTCGCCGGGGACAACGACCTGATCGAGAAGATCGCCGGTGGGTTCCTCGACTTCGACGTCCTCGTCGCCACTCCCGACATCATGCGTGAGACCGGTAAGCTGGGTAAGGTCCTGGGTCCCAAGGGTTTGATGCCCAACCCCAAGGCTGGCACCGTGACCCCGAACGTGGGCACGGCCGTCAAGGAGATCAAGGCCGGTAAGATCGAATACCGGGTGGACGACCAGGGGATCTGCCACGCCGGCATCGGCAAGATCCAGTTCAACGAGGAACAGATCCGCCAGAACGCCGAAACCCTGATCAAGACCCTGGTTTCGGTGAAACCGTCCTCCGCCAAAGGGACCTACCTGATCTCGGCCAATTTGAGCTCCAGCATGGGTCCTGGGATCAAGGTGGATACCGGGGAGTTTACAAAATCCACGGCCAAGTGA
- a CDS encoding TatD family hydrolase yields MLIDTHCHLDDERLAPEELFVLQRAGEAGVEYMVTIGTDERTSAAAAAIASRYPGRVFHTVGAHPSDVDRFSEAELSEVERLARETAPKAIGEIGLDYYHSSDRAKQAQVLDRMIKLARELSLPIVIHDRDAHEDILKTLQEKARGLKIMMHCYSAGPSFVDPFMELGCYFSIAGPVTFKNGQEHRDAVARIPLDRLVVETDSPYLTPMPHRGKRNEPAYVKFTAEKVAEVKGLSLDEVAAQTTLNARRFFDF; encoded by the coding sequence ATGCTCATCGATACCCATTGCCATCTGGATGATGAACGGTTGGCGCCGGAGGAACTTTTTGTGCTCCAGCGGGCGGGTGAGGCAGGGGTCGAATATATGGTGACCATCGGCACCGATGAGAGGACCTCGGCGGCGGCGGCCGCCATCGCATCGCGCTACCCCGGAAGGGTCTTTCACACGGTCGGCGCCCATCCTTCCGACGTGGACCGCTTTTCCGAGGCCGAACTTTCCGAAGTGGAACGTTTGGCCCGGGAGACCGCACCCAAGGCCATCGGGGAGATCGGTCTGGATTACTATCATTCCTCCGACCGGGCCAAGCAGGCCCAGGTCCTTGACCGGATGATTAAGCTGGCCCGGGAACTTTCCCTGCCGATCGTCATCCATGACCGGGACGCCCACGAGGACATCCTCAAGACCCTCCAGGAAAAGGCCCGGGGTCTCAAGATCATGATGCACTGCTATTCGGCGGGACCTTCCTTCGTCGACCCATTCATGGAGCTGGGTTGTTATTTTTCCATCGCCGGGCCGGTCACCTTCAAGAACGGGCAGGAGCATCGCGACGCGGTCGCCCGCATCCCCTTGGACCGGTTGGTCGTGGAGACCGACTCCCCTTACCTGACCCCCATGCCCCACCGGGGAAAACGCAACGAACCCGCCTATGTCAAATTCACCGCCGAGAAGGTGGCCGAAGTGAAGGGCCTCTCCCTCGACGAGGTCGCCGCCCAAACCACCCTCAATGCCCGGCGATTCTTCGACTTTTGA
- the tmk gene encoding dTMP kinase, with the protein MKKGLFITFEGTEGSGKSTQLGLLAKVLREHRIPHLVTREPGGSRLSTQLRHWILNKLDYNLMPETELFLFLADRAQHVKEVVEPALAEGKVVLCDRYTDSTLAYQGGGRGFELGRLSLLNETASGGLKPDLTLLFDLPVEVGLRRAMGRGKGKDRMEREALAFHRRVRKVFLELARKEKGRFVLLDAAQSQAMVYQEMLERLIDRLPLKRSRSRG; encoded by the coding sequence TTGAAAAAGGGATTGTTCATCACGTTCGAAGGGACCGAGGGGTCCGGGAAGAGCACCCAATTGGGCTTGCTGGCCAAGGTGCTCCGGGAGCACCGCATCCCCCATCTGGTGACCCGGGAGCCGGGCGGGTCCCGGCTCAGCACCCAATTGCGCCATTGGATCCTCAATAAGCTCGACTACAACCTGATGCCCGAGACGGAACTTTTTTTGTTCTTGGCCGACCGGGCCCAGCACGTGAAGGAGGTCGTGGAGCCAGCCCTGGCCGAGGGGAAGGTCGTCCTTTGCGACCGCTATACCGATTCAACCCTGGCCTATCAAGGCGGGGGGCGCGGGTTCGAGCTTGGGCGCCTGTCCTTGCTGAACGAGACGGCCTCGGGCGGATTGAAGCCCGATCTGACCCTTCTTTTCGACCTTCCCGTTGAAGTGGGCCTGAGGAGGGCCATGGGCCGTGGGAAAGGAAAGGACCGCATGGAGCGGGAAGCTTTGGCCTTCCATCGGAGGGTCCGTAAAGTGTTCTTGGAACTGGCCCGGAAAGAAAAGGGCCGCTTCGTCCTTCTGGACGCCGCCCAAAGCCAGGCCATGGTCTATCAGGAAATGCTGGAGCGGCTCATCGACCGTCTGCCCCTGAAGCGGAGCCGTTCCCGTGGCTGA
- a CDS encoding tetratricopeptide repeat protein, which yields MADQKSLIIKLAHIYYHTGSWDKAIIEYEKIIAIDPNDHNVHTTLGEIYLKKGDLEKAFKQFETAANGFVREKNPKKAAGAFREMANLVQKMIEPVDLEKAVAAYKDILSKLPDSPETMTHLRDLYLRHNQIPEAISYTLSLGDLYNRLDYVDKAENEYTKALTLDPAHAVAKEKLEKLKNEIQQNHPSL from the coding sequence ATGGCCGATCAGAAGTCCCTCATCATCAAGCTGGCCCACATCTACTACCACACCGGTAGCTGGGATAAGGCCATCATTGAATATGAGAAGATCATCGCCATCGATCCCAATGACCATAACGTCCACACCACCCTGGGGGAGATCTACCTCAAGAAGGGCGACCTGGAAAAGGCCTTCAAACAGTTCGAGACCGCCGCCAACGGCTTCGTTCGGGAGAAGAACCCGAAGAAGGCGGCCGGGGCTTTCCGGGAAATGGCCAATCTCGTCCAGAAGATGATCGAGCCCGTCGACCTTGAAAAAGCCGTCGCCGCCTATAAAGATATCCTCTCCAAGTTGCCGGATTCGCCCGAGACCATGACGCACCTGCGTGATCTTTACCTGCGGCACAACCAGATCCCCGAGGCCATCTCCTATACGCTTTCCTTGGGTGACCTCTACAACCGCCTGGATTACGTGGATAAAGCCGAGAACGAGTACACCAAAGCCTTGACCTTGGACCCGGCGCATGCCGTGGCCAAAGAAAAACTGGAAAAATTGAAGAATGAGATCCAACAGAACCATCCATCCCTCTAA